Within Lagopus muta isolate bLagMut1 chromosome 1, bLagMut1 primary, whole genome shotgun sequence, the genomic segment GACCAGGGTACTAATGGGACCAGATGACCAAACTCTACAGCAGAATACAATCTGACTTTCTTGTCTACAAGAAAACAACACCACTTTTCCCCATTTTTACCCCAGTGAGGAAGTAAAGCTGTGAGATTTGGATGGAATGTcatgaaacagaagcaaactATGGGACAGCATGGGAATTGCATTCTCCAGACTGGACAGAGGTTGGGAGGAGAGCACCTAAGAAAAATCTCATCTGGAAAAACCTCTTGGCACGTTCAGGCGTTGCTGGGAGGAACCATGGGCTGAGCCATGGTGGAAACCTGTCTGGCGAGAGGCACGGTGTGTTTCGGGGAGGGGAGCCCTTGGGAGCTCCTCTTGTGCAACAAGCTGCTCCCTGATTTTCCATCTAACTGCCTTCTCTTGCTGTTCTGCTCCAGGATGAATCAAAACTGTTGTGAAAGAGCCCCTGGGAGGATGGGAAGAGGAGGGAACTTGGTGGAGGTGGCTGGGAGAAGCAAACACCATCAGACAGCTTCCCCATCAGCCCCGTCCATTACCTTCCCATTGACCACAGCCGCTGGGAGAAGGTCGGCCTTTGATGTTGACCACGCTTAACTGCAGCCTCATTAGTTCAACGGGGTAATTAACCTCGTCAAACTGCCTTCTGGCCCATAAAACCCTGTGGTTTATGGCCGGGTCCTATTTATCGCATTTGGGAGGacaggaaagcagctctggTTTCCCTGGGTCGCGTCCAAGCGGGGCTCGAGGGGTCGATGCTTTGATGGAGGAGGGAGACGAGGCCGGTGGGTGTGAGTGGCTCAAGTTCAAGCCTCATGAAGTGTTTTCCAGGCGTTTTCTCCTCTCGATGCCTGGCTGATCcatgaaacagcagcaaaaaaaaagcccccaaaTGAATGATTAAAAGCACCCAGACGGATTACCCTGAGCCGGCGTGGCTTGCAGTGCAAGCACAGATGTGTGCGGCAACGTCTGGGTTTGCATTTGCAGACGAGGCAGAGGGAAGGGGAGGCTGAAGAATTcgtggaaaaaagagaaagttggAGGTGGAGAGCAAAACTGCTCTGGCAGAGAACCTCCATGGGGCCTCTGCACGAGCCTGGGCGTGCTGGGGCCGGTCCTACCTGTGTGGATGGGGAGGAACAAAGCCCAGGAGGGATTGCATTGGGGTGCAAGGTACAAAACaggattttggaaagggtctCTGGGGGTTCGGTGTGGTTTGGGGACGCAGTGCTGCTCCAGGTCCCCCTCTGTTATCCCACCGCTGCGTCCCCGCATCCCTTGGCAGCAAGGAAAGGAGTGGCTGGGAGCCCAGAGCAGCCAGGAATGCCCGTGTTTAGTCTAGTGCAGTCTGCACATCCAGCCCTGGAGCGCGCGGGTTCAACGCCATCAGGGAGAGGAACCACTGGGACGTGCTGGGGGGAAATGAAGTTCTTGGCTGCTTGGCTGTCTGCCGCCCGCATGAAGACCAGACCGACGTTGTGATGTGCAGGAGGCTCAGTGGGCTCACTGCAGGATTTCCTCTCCTTTGAGGTCCAGCCATGCGCGCCCACAGCTCAtaatgtcttctatttttttctgccaaaagagcctttttttccccacatcgTTTTGCTCCTAAACGCAGAGGGCCGGGCCCCCTCCAGTTCCAAACTTACGTTCAGTGGGCAAAAATGGTGTGCAAACCTCTgacacacagcactgggagaCCCAGGGCAGCTGGCACGgagctgtgccctgtgctgccataTGCAGTCAATCTGCGGTGTCTGGGGAGGGAGCAGTTACCAGGGCTGCTTCCTTCTACCCCAGAAGGTAGAGCaagctctgcaggctctgcagtGAGTCACGGAGCTGTGCCCTGTTTTACAGCACACGGAGGGCGGTGTCAGGCCGTGTGCTGGGCCATAAACCATTCGCTCATCATTTCggggaaaaaagggagaggaTTGTGACACAGGGCTGCTTTCTTGTGAATTCAGCGTGCAGGagaggctgggagcagaagTGCAGCTGTGAGCTTATCTCTTCTGTCTGAGCTCAGCCTTACAGCCCCGGTGGCATTAACCCGTCCCACCCAGGCAGCGACTCACACAGACAAGCAGGAGGCCGTCAGGAATTTAATTGTACTTGGCACTTGAAACTGTACAAAGCCATTTACAGAGAACCGTGCGGGTTTCGTGGCTGCGTGCCCCCTCTTCCCATTCCCAACAAAACCAGAACCTCATCCGAGACTCAGGGCTCCCAGGTTGGTGTCACGGAGGGCGGTGGGATCAGCCGTACTGCAGGAACAACCTTTTGGCTTTGATCAGAGCTGTCACCACTTCGTTTCCTACAACACTTTGCAGCACAGGTTCCAAGCTGGCATCTCACAAGAATCTTTGGATCACTGTAGAACATGGCAGTGCTACCATTGTACACCTATATACAGCCGTGTCTCTGTCTGTAACTCATcagcttcagctgctttcttttctctacgctttcttttctctatgcTTTCTACCACATGCAGTATCCTCTTGGTTGCCTCCACCCCTGCCTCTCACGGGCAGTGAGAGGCGTTTCATTTGCAAAAGACAACAGAACAATAAAGCTACTCCTGCTCCCTCTATTCCTTCTATCtgctcttccccctccccaaaccCTTTGCAACGTGCCTAAAACCTTCCTACGCCCCGTACAACCCAGTTCTGTGAGTGACGTGAGAAGCAATTTGTACATCTCTGAACAAGAAGGATGGAGTACTCGAAAGGAAATGCCAAGTCTGAAAGACTAAAAGATGACAAGAGCaatacaaaagtaaaaaaagaaaaccaaagaaaaacggaacaaaaaccccaaaccaacccgaaacaaaaacaactaattaaaaaaaaaacaacaacaaaattaaatacGTGGCAGGTTATGTGAGTGAAAATGAGGAATGTACAAATGGACACtctaaaaatgaaagattcCAGTAGGTAAATTGAGAACCTGTTGAACCTGgggtctgttttttttttggtgggatGGGTGGTGATAACCACACACtgcaaaagacagaaagaaaatggtgaTTTCAGCTTCAGAGTGCTTGAGGGGATTCTCACAGCACTGATAGGACTGCGAGGAGGGGCTCTGCCAGGCTCCAGGTGAGGCACAAACTTCTGCTTTAGAAACCTCAACCACCACACGTGAAAATCTTCCCCAAACCAACAAGGTGTTCTTCACAAACCTGCTGTAAAGAGGTCAAaatgctgcctggcagtggcaGAGCGGGCTCAGACTGCTCCCTTTTGTAAAAACAGACTCCGGTTCAACAGTGTTAACTGCATACCAGTAGCTGCCATtacaacatacaaaaaaaaagacacttctgTTCAGTAGAGCAAATCCAATCGTGCTCACATGACAAGGAAAATGTACACGTTATTTATAAATAAGCAGTTCCACCAGGATGGCACTGGGCTCCTCCCTACACCAGTGTTTCTTTCCgcttgctgctgagctgcttctcCCTGGTTTTCCTGTGCCCAGACagtgttctgtgtgttttcGTGCCCTTGGCTGCTTCCTCTGAGTCCAGGACGGAGCCGCACTCGGCTGCGCTCTCATCGAGCTCCATCTCAGTGATGCCTGACATGGCAGATTGCCTCCTCTGCGCTCTGACGTTGGGCACGGAGGGGTTGTTCTCCTCTGACTCCTCgctgagctctggcagctccttcagctccGTGGCAGCAGCGGGTCGCTGGAAGGGGGCAATGGCGGTTCGGATGCAGTTCACCCACTGCTGCTTGTGGAAGATATCGTTGGCCTGCAGCGTGTGGGACTGGCCTGGGGAGGGGTCTTGGAAACGGACTCGGAAGATATTTTTAGCTGAAGGTAAACATAGGAAAAAGCAGATCAGTCCTGAGCTCAGTATTTAGATTCCGTTATTGGACCCAATCTGCCCTGTTTTGCTTCAGGGAAAGCGTTCAGCATCTCCCCAACATCCTCCCCCCCCTCTGAAAATCCCCAGCAATGATATGTTGAAGTATTTTCTAATCTTAGCACCGACTGCAAGGCGCCATTTCAAAGCTTACGGCCTCCAGATACAacagtgcagagctcagcaatGACAGCACTGTGGTGGATCCCATAGGGATCCGTGCCCGGACGTACCCTCCTGTCCTCAAACAACCCCCACACGGAAGGGTTGGGTTGCTTTGTACCTTTATCTGAATTGCCAAACGCTCCTCGGAAAGAACCTCCCATTTTCACATCGCCGTCCTGCAGGTCTTCCAGGATCAGCTCCTGCACAGGGATGGGCTGCCTGTACACTTGGTAGGACTGACGTTCATTGCGAGTGACCGGCCGGGTCAGAACCAGGATGTCTTGGAAGAGGAAGACGTAGAGTTTCTGAAAGGGAAAGCGTGTGTGAGCATGAGGAAAACGTTGAGCTCTATATGCCAGGTGATTACACACCCTCTGCAATTCAAGGTCACATTATCTCAAGTCTCACCCATGTTAACTTTCAGATAGCTTTCTGTTGCAGTCACGTAGAGCTCTGACAGCAATGGCATATGCAGGATTTACATTAACAGGTTTACTGTCTTGTTACCCTTACATTGGATTACGATGTGCAGATGGCAAGGATAAAACAATGAGAACCAATACCTTTCCTGCCTATGTAAAATGctccatagaatcacagaatggccagggttggaagggacctcaagggtcacgaagctccaaccctcctgctgcatgcagggccaccaacctccatatttaataccagcccaggctgcccagggccccatccaaccaggccttgaacacctccaggatggatggggcgtccacaacctctctgggcagctgttccagcacctcaccactctctctgtaaagaacttcatGTCTCCTGTGGCGTAATGAGTGAATTCAACAAACCAATcaaccacacacaaaaaaaacccaaagaaaatagaaaaagatttCATGTTTAAACTGAGGCTAAGTCAGGACAAAAGGCAGCAAACCCTTGAGTACAGCAGGGTctttcagggctgctgcagagggagATAAACTCCTGGCAGTTCATCTCAAAGCCAAACAGGCTTTTGCAGGAACGCTTTTGTTTGGAAGAACTGTGGCCAGTGTTCACAATGGGGAATGTCAGAGCACCTGAAAGTAAACAGCCGGCAGGAAATCCCTTCTGATGGAGTGCTGGGGCACGGAGCATACTTTCTACAGTAATTTTGTGCTAATTATTTTCCAGCTCCTGAAGGCCAATTGTCAAACTGTCAGCAGGAAACTTTCCCTTACACCCTGTAACGCGCTCTGCCATCAGgtcctttctcttctgcttctaaAAACGTAGCTAATTGCCCAAACTAAGGAGATAAGAGCTCCTGGTCATGTTATGACAGACAGTTTCAATTGTTTCTGAGGGTAAGGTTTCAACGTTGATTATTAATTACTATCAACTGAAGGGACTTACATGCCCGTTTTTGTTCTTCAGCTCCCCATGGCACAGTAAAGCTTTGCTTCCTTCAATCCTCGGGTCCTTCTGCTTCTCATCCAGATACTCCAGTTTGTCAATGTAATACTGGCATTCCGACTCTCCCTTCTTTAAGTTGATGTCAGAGAGGACTCCTTGGATTATAGATATctataaaacaaagcatttaaaaatgattcaaTAAGGATTTACGCTTGAGCATCTTTCATCGAAGCGCTACTAAAGAAAAATCCCCATGATGGAACCCATGTGGACTGATTGctcctttgctttcagaagggGTTACAGCCACAGGTTTAAACCACTCCACAAAACTGCTGAAGGTTTAAGAaagccttctttttcctcccaaatGCCACGGTGCTGTCAGAAGCCCAATCCCACAAACGCTGTTACTTACAGCTTCTTCCAGAATCTGAATATCAGGATGGTCTTTGGGAGTGTGCCTCAGGATCTCCTTTAGGAGCAGTGGGTATTTGACCAGCCGACTTCGAGGGATGTCCAAGAAGCTCCAGAGGTCCAACTTGCGGCTGAAAGGAGACTCGAGGCAACGCTGCAGGAAGTCCTGCACCCTTCGGTCCTGTTTCTTCTGATCCAGCAGCGCTTTGGCTGCCAGCTGATTGCTGCAGTAACCTTTGTAGGCATGGAGTCGTGGTAACTGCAGGAGAACACAACCATGGAGTCAAACCAGGAGTCAAACTCTGCATGGCAAAAGCAAATTGCATTAACACGTCCAACTCGGGGAGTTCTGCTTCCCATTCTGCTTCCCAGGCTTTCCACTCTTGGCCCAATAAAAAAGCTAACAGAGCATCTTGTATGTGTAGCTACTCTTGAGTGAGGAGAACAGGGCGTCCTCCATGCAGTGCCTTTGAAGTTCAGATGTTTACTACTGTTAGCACTAACGAAATCACATCAGCTGCAAACAGCCCAGAAGATAGAGATATTTCTAACATAAATCACTAAGTAATTGTAGTCACACTACTGCGAGCCTCCCAGATGAAACAGTGGCCCATTAAAGCTGACAGAGTCCCATTGTTTTCAGTGCAGTCAGGATTTCCGTTTCAATCTTTCACTCCACGCCACAAAAGCCTGCGAGCTTTTCAGCTTCTAGCTCTAAATGTTCTTTAATCTCACAATCATTTTCAGCCTGGTGCCTGACAGTTATGTACTCACCCACTTCACAAGGATGGGCCCGATCTGCTCCACCGTTCCGTCTGGTTTTGTTGCTTCTCCTAAACTTGCCAACAAATCTGGAATTgaaacacacaaacagaagtTGCCACAATGCCCCAGCTAACTGTTCTGATGTGAGAAAGCACAGAGCATCACTCTTAGTCAATACGTCATGTTGGCTTAGCTCTTACCTTCGTGCAGAGGAATGTAAGAATCCAAGTCCCCAAATATGTGGGTGAGTTCCTCCTCAGACATGATAGAGAGTTTCAGCATAGGATCATGATAAGCCTGTCAAAGAAAGTCAGTATTAAAACACATCCAGATCTTGGAAGCCCAGAAGCTGACAATATTAATACAATATTAATGGGAGGTGGAGGGAGTGCAGGACAGATCTGAAGTGGAGCTGGTTGGAAGAGTGACTTGGATCAGTGCAAGACACAACTCTGCATAGAGGTATCAAGGCCTACAGATGAAATGGGCTTTCCTGTCCCAACAGGAGGAGTTCCCTTAGTTGTACCCAGGACTGCAAAGCTACACCTGCTTTTGGATGAGCTTGTTGCAATCAAACCAGTattgccagcactgctcacttCAGCTTTCCAGGATAGTTTTCAAAAGGTGGATGCTGGGCCTGACAAAGGTGACGTGCAATGTTTGCAGGTGTAAGTACACTTCTTTATTTACAGTATGATTACTGAGTGCAGGAAAAACTCACTCACCTTCCTGGCAAGCTTCAGATCTTCAATC encodes:
- the NET1 gene encoding neuroepithelial cell-transforming gene 1 protein isoform X1, with amino-acid sequence MEAEPVGQKPPRRRRSRVSAGTSAGRSPPADSTPGGAASCSRCPLRRGSSFTFLTPGPHWDFTLKRKRRDKDDDVVSLCSLDFKEPSNKRVRPLARVTSLANLISPVRNGAVRRFGQTIQSFALRSDSKSPSCAQKSCSRSAAPTPPKRRNSVLWSEMLDVNMKESLSTKEIKRQEAIYEMSRGEQDLIEDLKLARKAYHDPMLKLSIMSEEELTHIFGDLDSYIPLHEDLLASLGEATKPDGTVEQIGPILVKWLPRLHAYKGYCSNQLAAKALLDQKKQDRRVQDFLQRCLESPFSRKLDLWSFLDIPRSRLVKYPLLLKEILRHTPKDHPDIQILEEAISIIQGVLSDINLKKGESECQYYIDKLEYLDEKQKDPRIEGSKALLCHGELKNKNGHKLYVFLFQDILVLTRPVTRNERQSYQVYRQPIPVQELILEDLQDGDVKMGGSFRGAFGNSDKAKNIFRVRFQDPSPGQSHTLQANDIFHKQQWVNCIRTAIAPFQRPAAATELKELPELSEESEENNPSVPNVRAQRRQSAMSGITEMELDESAAECGSVLDSEEAAKGTKTHRTLSGHRKTREKQLSSKRKETLV
- the NET1 gene encoding neuroepithelial cell-transforming gene 1 protein isoform X2, translating into MRCPLRRGSSFTFLTPGPHWDFTLKRKRRDKDDDVVSLCSLDFKEPSNKRVRPLARVTSLANLISPVRNGAVRRFGQTIQSFALRSDSKSPSCAQKSCSRSAAPTPPKRRNSVLWSEMLDVNMKESLSTKEIKRQEAIYEMSRGEQDLIEDLKLARKAYHDPMLKLSIMSEEELTHIFGDLDSYIPLHEDLLASLGEATKPDGTVEQIGPILVKWLPRLHAYKGYCSNQLAAKALLDQKKQDRRVQDFLQRCLESPFSRKLDLWSFLDIPRSRLVKYPLLLKEILRHTPKDHPDIQILEEAISIIQGVLSDINLKKGESECQYYIDKLEYLDEKQKDPRIEGSKALLCHGELKNKNGHKLYVFLFQDILVLTRPVTRNERQSYQVYRQPIPVQELILEDLQDGDVKMGGSFRGAFGNSDKAKNIFRVRFQDPSPGQSHTLQANDIFHKQQWVNCIRTAIAPFQRPAAATELKELPELSEESEENNPSVPNVRAQRRQSAMSGITEMELDESAAECGSVLDSEEAAKGTKTHRTLSGHRKTREKQLSSKRKETLV
- the NET1 gene encoding neuroepithelial cell-transforming gene 1 protein isoform X4, yielding MVAHDELGGLLPIKRTIRVIDSQNQSFREQESFALRSDSKSPSCAQKSCSRSAAPTPPKRRNSVLWSEMLDVNMKESLSTKEIKRQEAIYEMSRGEQDLIEDLKLARKAYHDPMLKLSIMSEEELTHIFGDLDSYIPLHEDLLASLGEATKPDGTVEQIGPILVKWLPRLHAYKGYCSNQLAAKALLDQKKQDRRVQDFLQRCLESPFSRKLDLWSFLDIPRSRLVKYPLLLKEILRHTPKDHPDIQILEEAISIIQGVLSDINLKKGESECQYYIDKLEYLDEKQKDPRIEGSKALLCHGELKNKNGHKLYVFLFQDILVLTRPVTRNERQSYQVYRQPIPVQELILEDLQDGDVKMGGSFRGAFGNSDKAKNIFRVRFQDPSPGQSHTLQANDIFHKQQWVNCIRTAIAPFQRPAAATELKELPELSEESEENNPSVPNVRAQRRQSAMSGITEMELDESAAECGSVLDSEEAAKGTKTHRTLSGHRKTREKQLSSKRKETLV
- the NET1 gene encoding neuroepithelial cell-transforming gene 1 protein isoform X3 → MVAHDELGGLLPIKRTIRVIDSQNQSFREQEEPSNKRVRPLARVTSLANLISPVRNGAVRRFGQTIQSFALRSDSKSPSCAQKSCSRSAAPTPPKRRNSVLWSEMLDVNMKESLSTKEIKRQEAIYEMSRGEQDLIEDLKLARKAYHDPMLKLSIMSEEELTHIFGDLDSYIPLHEDLLASLGEATKPDGTVEQIGPILVKWLPRLHAYKGYCSNQLAAKALLDQKKQDRRVQDFLQRCLESPFSRKLDLWSFLDIPRSRLVKYPLLLKEILRHTPKDHPDIQILEEAISIIQGVLSDINLKKGESECQYYIDKLEYLDEKQKDPRIEGSKALLCHGELKNKNGHKLYVFLFQDILVLTRPVTRNERQSYQVYRQPIPVQELILEDLQDGDVKMGGSFRGAFGNSDKAKNIFRVRFQDPSPGQSHTLQANDIFHKQQWVNCIRTAIAPFQRPAAATELKELPELSEESEENNPSVPNVRAQRRQSAMSGITEMELDESAAECGSVLDSEEAAKGTKTHRTLSGHRKTREKQLSSKRKETLV